GGAGAAGATAGAGAGGATACTCGTCCCACTCAGAGGCGACGTCAACTTCGACAGCATAGCAGACGTCGTCACGAGCCTCGTTACGCGAGACACCACCGTACTCAAGCTCGTACACGTCTCTGATCCCGACTCCGACGGCTCGGGCGACCTCTTTCTCAGGGGAGCCTCCGAGAGTCTCATCGACAGGGGAATAGACCCATCGGTTGTCGAGACAGAGGTAGTCTACTCCGACGACCCAGTCGGCGAGATTACTGACTCGGCTAGAAACCACGACGTCGTAGTGATGGGTGAGACAGAGCCCTCGATAAGATCCATACTTCTGGGAGAGGTTCCCGAGAGGGTCGCCAGAGACGCCGGCGTACCTATACTCCTCGTACGCCACGCCGAGATACCTGACCAGACTGATACGGATGCCGATGCCGGCATGACCCCTTCCCAGACACAGACACAGACACGAGAAGAGTAATTCTGTCCTTCAGTATAAGCAGTCTGTCTGTGTCTGTCCGGTGTCTGTGTCTCTGTCTCTATCCGTCTTCTTCGTCGACGTACCCGTCTTCGAGACTCTCGGCTTCCTCCACGCCTATCTCCTCGTCGAGAAGACCGTAACAGTCACGTATGCTTCCCGGTGTCGTACTCTCCTTCGGAACCACCGTGACAGACCTCTTGTCCTCGCTTATCTTTATCTCGAATAATGACATCTCCCTGTCGTCCGAGACGTTCCATCTCTTTCTTTCGAGATGCCGTATCTTGTAACGTGCCGAGTCAAACAGGTCTATAACCCGGTCTATATCTATCTCTTCTGCGAGTCTGAGCTTGAGAGGACTGTCCCTTCGGAACTCTGGCTCTGGCATCTCTATCTTATTAAACGGAAGCCGACAGTTAGGTCTTACTGAAGGTCAAGATGAATACGAACCTAGTCTACCCTACGTCAGACAGCTACGAGTAGAACTCCTAAGACAGCTCCTATCGCGGCGTATACCTTCGTGTTCCTGACGGCTCTCTCGACCACTCCACAAGGACACCGGCTGAAACACGTACAGTAGTTCGAGACGGCTAGTCCCGCTGTTCCTATCAGACCGAACTTGAGAAGCTCCGCCACGAACATCCCCGGAGTCGGAGTCATCGATGTCCCTACGGAGACGAGGCTGTATACCACGGCTCCGAGGTAGACCCCCACCGGAAGAACCACGTTTTCGGTACTGACTTCCCCCCACTGGCTAACGTTCTTTGTAGCCATGTCAAGTCTTAACAAACCACTCCATATAAGTTTGACGTGTGGGTGAAATCTACTACGTCGATAGTACCGTATCCAACAGTCCTCGAAGAAAGGAGTACTTCACTTCGCTCTCTCGACGACGAAGTCGGCAATCTCTTCGAGGCTCTCGGTGGCGTCTTCGTCGAGAGTATCTAGCGAACTCCTCGCGTCCTCGACGTACGACATAGCCCTCTCCCGCGCGAAGCCTATCGACTCCTCTACTGAGACGTCGTTCGCTTTCGAATGTATCACCACGAGTGAGGGTCTCTCCATCAGAGCGTCCTCTCCGACGGGCTTTCCGAGGTCACCCGGGTTCGAGGTGAAGTCGAGTATGTCGTCCCTTATCTGGAAGGCTATCCCCATGTTTCTGCCGTACTCACCGACAGCCTCTATCTCCTTCTCGGAGGCGTCTCCCGAGACAGCACCCAGCTTACACGCCGCGAGGAAGAGGGAGCCGGTCTTCTTGTAAGCGAGGTCGAAGTAGTCGTCGACAGTCCTGAGGCTTTCGGTTAGTTCGAGAGCCTCGCCCTCTCCGAGACGGACGAGTGCGTCGGTCATGACCTCGGCTGCCTCCGACGACTCTATGAGGTCGAACGCCTGTCCTATGAGGACGTTGCTCGAAAGAACAGCCATCGGATGTCCGTACTTCTCGTGAACCGAGTCGACACCTCTACGTATCTCCGATCTGTCGATTATGTCGTCTGCGACGAGTGCCGAGGTGTGGACTAGCTCGACGGCGGTAGCGTGTCTTATAGCACTCGCGCCGTAGGGGTCACCCCCGACCGCTTCACACGCCACAGTCGTGAGAATAGGTCTGAGACGTTTGCCGCCGCTCAGAGAGATATGTCTGACGGCTTCCGAGAGCGGCTCGGGTGTTATCTCCGAGGCGACTGTGTCTATCTCGTCGTTGACCGCCTCGACCCTGTCTGTGAACCTGTTCTCCATCTTACCAGTGACCTATGTACGAATTTCACCTACTTAAGAGATGAGATACGTCTGACTCGAAGTCACGGAAGACTTATGTTAGCAGGTCACAACCTACAGTTGCATGAGCACTCATTCTCAAAACCAGAAACAGACACGTACAGCCGACATAGACGTCACACAGACCGCAGCCCAGAAGGCGAAGGAGATGAGGGACTCGAACGGTCTTGAGGGACACGCCGTACGTCTCCGTGCCGAGGGCGGCGGATGCTGTTCTGAGCCGACGTACGAGCTCTGGTTCGACGACGAGGTCGACGAGACTGACTACGTCGTAGAGGCAGACGGCATCAGATTCGTGGTAGACGAGTCGTCTCACGAAGCCGTCGAAGGAGGCACGG
This window of the Candidatus Afararchaeum irisae genome carries:
- a CDS encoding universal stress protein, translating into IPVDISDSEERDEQIPASLVEFLSPLSVVVLGYYSLPEQTAPGQARDQFGDESQEELDRLADEFRPYTQEVETVLVFTHDTTQTLERVADDEGCDVVLVPNKTEKIERILVPLRGDVNFDSIADVVTSLVTRDTTVLKLVHVSDPDSDGSGDLFLRGASESLIDRGIDPSVVETEVVYSDDPVGEITDSARNHDVVVMGETEPSIRSILLGEVPERVARDAGVPILLVRHAEIPDQTDTDADAGMTPSQTQTQTREE
- a CDS encoding polyprenyl synthetase family protein gives rise to the protein MENRFTDRVEAVNDEIDTVASEITPEPLSEAVRHISLSGGKRLRPILTTVACEAVGGDPYGASAIRHATAVELVHTSALVADDIIDRSEIRRGVDSVHEKYGHPMAVLSSNVLIGQAFDLIESSEAAEVMTDALVRLGEGEALELTESLRTVDDYFDLAYKKTGSLFLAACKLGAVSGDASEKEIEAVGEYGRNMGIAFQIRDDILDFTSNPGDLGKPVGEDALMERPSLVVIHSKANDVSVEESIGFARERAMSYVEDARSSLDTLDEDATESLEEIADFVVERAK
- a CDS encoding iron-sulfur cluster assembly accessory protein encodes the protein MSTHSQNQKQTRTADIDVTQTAAQKAKEMRDSNGLEGHAVRLRAEGGGCCSEPTYELWFDDEVDETDYVVEADGIRFVVDESSHEAVEGGTVEFVRSRNGAGFDIDNPNFTEESCSCGTGSKSKSGSCGCGSGSGDGHDGGSCGCH